A single Mangifera indica cultivar Alphonso chromosome 20, CATAS_Mindica_2.1, whole genome shotgun sequence DNA region contains:
- the LOC123204938 gene encoding uncharacterized protein LOC123204938, translating into MMESGHEGETSSESKANQTATSVERSSFSSPSSSSYEDLTNEPKTGANGTELALDINEEGFATSSRSRLEQPNDELATESPPAQVMARADDDNLSVDPNRIPSHVFARTKSNALEWSIASNESLFSIHMGNMSFTRDQLSWMGGDIQFSGPLFDLPSMQPPTATSHGNLSLGATEAAAVATMREVIRENDSNDKLKLSLPPEDSSLARDASTKSFAFPILTADEDKSTSVRGSIRGKKQQSLQLEMPKAAEPGTPAPPQRPEANNKAAGRVKRYSCFSCCSIC; encoded by the exons ATGATGGAATCTGGACATGAGGGTGAAACTAGCAGTGAATCGAAGGCGAATCAAACTGCTACTTCTGTTGAACGTAGCAGCTTCTCCTCCCCCTCATCCTCTTCATACGAAGACCTCACCAATGAGCCAAAAACAGGTGCTAATGGCACTGAATTAGCTTTAGATATTAATGAAGAGGGTTTTGCTACCAGCTCTCGTTCAAGGCTAGAGCAACCAAATGATGAATTGGCAACAGAATCTCCTCCGGCACAGGTGATGGCGCGAGCTGATGATGACAACCTCTCTGTTGATCCTAATAGGATCCCATCTCATGTGTTTGCGAGAACTAAATCTAATGCTCTAGAATGGAGTATTGCTTCTAATGAATCCTTGTTCAGCATTCATATGGGGAATATGAGTTTCACTAGAGATCAATTAAGCTGGATGGGAGGTGACATTCAATTTTCAGGGCCTTTATTTGACCTCCCAAGTATGCAGCCGCCAACAGCGACATCACATGGGAATTTAAGCCTAGGAGCAACTGAAGCTGCAGCAGTTGCAACAATGAGAGAGGTCATAAGGGAAAACGATAGCAATGACAAACTGAAATTATCTCTCCCCCCTGAGGACTCTTCCCTTGCTCGCGATGCTAGCACCAAATCCTTTGCATTTCCAAT ATTGACAGCGGACGAAGACAAAAGTACGTCAGTAAGGGGATCAATAAGGGGGAAGAAACAGCAATCATTGCAGCTCGAGATGCCCAAAGCAGCAGAACCAGGGACTCCAGCACCACCTCAGCGCCCTGAAGCAAACAACAAAGCTGCAGGTCGGGTGAAACGGTATTCTTGCTTCTCTTGTTGCTCAATCTGCTGA